In Sphingobacteriaceae bacterium, the following proteins share a genomic window:
- a CDS encoding malate synthase A — MEKSTVLTTEKSHYTCPEGLEITGDYTILYEQILSYEALVFIKALHGHFNAHRIDLLNKREKIQSQIDQHIFPDFLEETKLLRENEWTVAPVPKDLQDRRVEITGPVERKMIINALNSGARIFMADFEDSNSPSWRNIIEGQINLRDAINKTISYSTEGGKKYVLNKEVATLMVRPRGWHLHEKHVKVHGEYVSAGIFDFGLYFYHNVKTLLKNTSGPYFYLPKLENHSEARVWNEVFVFAQNYLNIPQGTIKATVLIETILAPFQLHEILWELRNHSAGLNCGRWDYIFSFIKKFRNQKAFIFPERGQITMTVPFMRAYTQLVIQTCHKRGIHAIGGMAAQIPIKNNEEENKKAIAKVTLDKLREVTDGHDGTWVAHPGLVSTAMDIFNLHMKQANQIATKKREDFSCTAEDLLRLPEGTITEEGMRMNINVGILYLESWLRGNGAAALYNLMEDAATAEISRTQIWQWIQNKSQLSDGRFITKELYESFKNSEIAKIKKSLGEKIYSEGKFAKAIELFNTLVLQESFEEFLTVTAYDFIN; from the coding sequence ATGGAAAAATCTACTGTCCTTACAACCGAAAAATCACACTACACATGTCCTGAAGGACTTGAAATAACAGGTGACTACACTATTTTATATGAACAAATTCTAAGTTACGAGGCCCTTGTTTTTATAAAAGCTCTTCACGGGCATTTTAATGCCCATCGTATTGACTTACTCAATAAACGGGAAAAAATTCAGAGCCAAATTGATCAACACATCTTTCCGGATTTTTTAGAAGAGACAAAATTACTTCGCGAAAATGAGTGGACAGTTGCACCTGTGCCGAAAGACCTGCAAGATAGAAGAGTGGAAATAACAGGGCCTGTTGAAAGAAAAATGATTATAAATGCATTGAACTCCGGGGCCAGGATCTTCATGGCAGATTTCGAAGATAGTAATTCACCCAGCTGGCGAAACATCATTGAAGGTCAGATAAATTTAAGAGACGCCATCAACAAAACAATTTCTTATTCTACGGAAGGTGGAAAAAAATATGTCCTGAACAAAGAAGTTGCTACTCTAATGGTAAGGCCGCGTGGCTGGCACCTTCATGAAAAACACGTTAAGGTGCACGGAGAATACGTTAGTGCCGGAATTTTCGATTTCGGACTTTATTTTTATCACAATGTAAAAACTCTTTTAAAAAACACTTCTGGTCCATATTTCTATTTGCCAAAACTCGAAAATCATTCAGAGGCGCGTGTCTGGAACGAAGTCTTTGTTTTCGCACAAAATTACCTTAACATTCCTCAAGGCACCATTAAGGCAACTGTGCTGATAGAAACCATTCTTGCCCCTTTTCAACTTCATGAAATTCTCTGGGAACTGCGTAATCACAGCGCGGGCTTAAACTGTGGCCGCTGGGACTATATATTCTCGTTCATTAAAAAATTCCGTAATCAAAAAGCGTTTATATTTCCTGAGCGCGGACAAATAACTATGACCGTTCCTTTTATGCGCGCATACACGCAACTAGTTATCCAGACCTGTCATAAACGCGGTATTCATGCTATTGGAGGCATGGCAGCACAAATTCCAATTAAGAATAACGAAGAGGAAAATAAAAAAGCCATCGCTAAAGTTACACTCGACAAATTACGTGAAGTAACCGATGGTCATGATGGCACCTGGGTAGCGCATCCCGGACTTGTTTCCACGGCGATGGATATTTTTAACCTGCACATGAAACAGGCAAACCAAATTGCAACAAAAAAACGGGAAGACTTTTCTTGTACAGCAGAAGATCTGCTCCGTCTTCCGGAAGGCACCATTACCGAAGAGGGCATGCGGATGAATATAAATGTGGGTATTCTCTATCTCGAAAGCTGGTTAAGAGGAAATGGCGCTGCAGCCCTCTATAATTTAATGGAAGATGCTGCAACTGCCGAGATCTCAAGAACGCAGATATGGCAATGGATCCAAAATAAATCACAGCTAAGCGACGGGCGTTTCATTACCAAAGAACTTTACGAAAGCTTTAAAAATTCTGAAATCGCCAAAATCAAAAAAAGTCTTGGCGAAAAAATTTATTCAGAGGGAAAATTTGCAAAAGCAATAGAACTTTTTAATACACTGGTTTTACAAGAAAGCTTTGAAGAGTTCTTGACTGTAACCGCCTATGACTTTATTAATTAA